One genomic window of Staphylococcus hsinchuensis includes the following:
- a CDS encoding ComGF family competence protein: MKNVIRRINAFTYIEAIFTLFITVLILSVVPILIKTSSTIHQVYNNPAFVELEFYAYDMTKDLQSAKNAEFHTNISNDTLIMKTKHRITRYEFKNFKIVKTINGGGNITMLNNVLNVRYEIKNKTIVVHLKLLESGHKFEKTIYF; the protein is encoded by the coding sequence ATGAAAAATGTTATACGAAGAATTAATGCTTTTACGTATATAGAAGCTATTTTTACACTTTTTATCACTGTATTAATATTATCAGTAGTACCTATATTAATAAAAACATCATCTACCATCCATCAGGTTTACAATAATCCAGCTTTTGTTGAATTAGAATTTTATGCATATGATATGACTAAAGACTTGCAGTCAGCAAAAAATGCAGAATTTCATACAAACATTAGTAATGACACACTTATAATGAAAACTAAGCACAGAATAACACGTTATGAATTTAAAAATTTTAAAATCGTCAAAACGATAAATGGTGGTGGAAATATTACTATGCTTAATAATGTATTGAATGTCAGATATGAAATTAAAAACAAAACAATCGTTGTACATCTTAAATTATTAGAAAGTGGACATAAATTTGAAAAAACTATTTATTTTTAA
- the comGB gene encoding competence type IV pilus assembly protein ComGB: protein MNQRLKDIYNFFRYRKLNDYEKIEILQRLRNLISHGFTLSEAFTFLLSNIKFCSPRLTENILNELKNGANCSDILKILNYPKTIVMLIYFSEMFSELTISLAHAEDYMLANYKAKKALYKNLQYPLVLLGLFLTMLVVLNQTIIPEFESLYQNMDVQVSNLQLYLSLFIMTLPRNLFLTFILLLILSLLLLLIFRKLSIYNKHRFLLFIPIIRQFFKLYKTYRLASEFSLFYKNGINLQKIVDIYSKQNDDPYLLFLANEIKFGTHQGQSLSEILINISCFDKDLITFIEEGEKKGKVDIELKLFSEMIMTRIERKLQTLIKFIQPCVFLLLAFLIVSLYLVIMLPMFDLMQTIK from the coding sequence GTGAATCAACGATTGAAAGATATTTATAATTTCTTTCGCTATCGTAAATTAAATGATTATGAAAAGATAGAGATACTACAAAGACTACGCAATTTAATAAGCCATGGTTTTACTCTATCGGAAGCATTTACGTTCTTATTATCTAATATTAAATTTTGTTCTCCCCGTTTGACTGAAAATATTTTAAATGAATTAAAGAACGGTGCGAATTGTTCTGACATTTTAAAGATATTAAATTACCCTAAGACAATTGTAATGCTCATATATTTTTCTGAAATGTTTAGTGAATTAACGATTAGTCTAGCACATGCTGAAGACTATATGTTAGCAAACTATAAAGCTAAGAAAGCACTATATAAGAATCTTCAATATCCTCTCGTATTATTAGGGTTATTCCTCACAATGTTAGTTGTTTTAAATCAAACTATTATCCCTGAGTTTGAAAGTTTATATCAAAATATGGATGTACAGGTTTCAAATTTACAACTATATTTATCACTTTTTATTATGACTTTACCTAGAAATTTATTTTTAACATTTATTCTCCTATTAATACTTTCTTTACTATTACTCCTCATATTTCGCAAACTTTCAATCTATAATAAACATCGCTTTTTATTATTCATCCCAATCATTCGTCAATTTTTTAAATTATATAAAACTTATCGTCTTGCATCAGAATTTTCATTATTTTACAAGAATGGGATAAATTTACAAAAGATCGTAGATATTTATTCCAAGCAAAATGACGACCCTTACTTGTTATTTTTAGCAAATGAAATAAAGTTTGGTACTCACCAAGGGCAAAGTCTCAGTGAAATATTAATCAATATTTCTTGTTTTGATAAGGATTTAATTACCTTTATTGAAGAAGGTGAGAAAAAAGGAAAGGTTGATATTGAATTAAAACTATTTAGTGAAATGATCATGACAAGAATCGAACGAAAACTTCAAACGCTTATTAAATTCATACAACCATGTGTATTTCTATTATTAGCATTTTTAATCGTATCTTTATATCTCGTTATCATGTTACCAATGTTCGATTTGATGCAGACAATAAAATAA
- a CDS encoding glucokinase: MKKIILAADIGGTTCKLGIFDENLERLSKWSIDTDTSDSTGYQLLKNIHDSLVEHVEKSNYTMSDVLGVGIGVPGPVNFATGEVYGAVNLYWKEVVNVRNIYEQFVDCPVFVDNDANVAALGEKHKGAGQGADDVVAITLGTGLGGGIISNGEIVHGHNGSGAEIGHFRVDQDQRFKCNCGKSGCIETVASATGVVNLVNFYYPKLTFKSSILHLIKENKVTAKAVFDAAKAGDQFCIFITERVANYIAYLCSILSVTSNPKYIVLGGGMSTAGLILIENIKTEYRNITFSPAQEGTEIVQAELGNDAGITGAAGLIYTYILEKDGVK; this comes from the coding sequence ATGAAGAAAATTATTTTAGCAGCAGATATAGGTGGTACGACTTGTAAATTAGGTATCTTTGATGAAAATTTAGAAAGATTATCTAAGTGGTCCATAGATACAGATACTTCAGATTCGACAGGTTATCAATTATTGAAAAATATACACGATTCACTCGTTGAACATGTGGAAAAATCTAACTATACGATGAGTGATGTTTTAGGTGTTGGTATTGGGGTGCCAGGTCCTGTCAATTTTGCAACAGGTGAAGTTTACGGTGCAGTAAATTTATACTGGAAAGAAGTAGTAAATGTGCGTAACATATATGAACAATTTGTCGATTGTCCCGTTTTTGTAGACAATGATGCCAATGTAGCTGCGTTAGGTGAAAAACATAAAGGTGCTGGACAAGGTGCAGATGATGTTGTCGCAATAACTTTAGGAACAGGATTAGGTGGAGGCATTATTTCAAATGGTGAAATCGTCCACGGACATAATGGTTCTGGAGCTGAAATAGGCCACTTTAGAGTAGACCAAGATCAACGTTTTAAATGTAACTGCGGCAAATCAGGGTGTATAGAAACTGTTGCATCGGCTACCGGTGTTGTAAATTTAGTTAATTTCTACTATCCAAAATTAACGTTCAAATCATCTATACTACATTTAATCAAAGAAAATAAAGTTACAGCCAAAGCTGTTTTTGATGCTGCTAAAGCGGGCGATCAATTTTGTATTTTCATAACTGAGCGCGTGGCAAACTATATTGCATACTTATGTAGTATATTAAGCGTTACGAGTAACCCTAAATATATTGTGCTCGGTGGTGGAATGTCAACAGCAGGGTTAATTCTAATCGAAAATATTAAAACAGAATATAGAAATATCACATTTTCTCCAGCGCAAGAAGGAACGGAAATTGTTCAAGCCGAGCTAGGTAACGATGCCGGAATAACAGGTGCAGCAGGACTCATATATACTTATATATTAGAGAAGGACGGTGTTAAATAA
- the comGA gene encoding competence type IV pilus ATPase ComGA: MKQLFRNIINKAIEQEASDIHFIPSEQEVALKFRVNDQFIDVETIQLQLYKKLLTFMKYQAGLDVSNHNSAQSGRHLYKLKQLYFLRISTLPLSLGNESCVIRIIPQYFQKQSQVNNIDNLYRLMNKKQGLILFSGPTGSGKSTLMYNMVLYAKEHLNLNIITVEDPVERLVKGITQISINEKAGINYASSFKAILRCDPDVILIGEIRDASIAKYVIQASLSGHLVLSTLHSSDCKGALLRLLEMGISKQEICQSIISMLSQRLVTTSDQQRKLIYEHLTKNDIKYFFDNGLSLPNDFQNLTYYLKQMSKEGVICESTIERYL; the protein is encoded by the coding sequence TTGAAACAGTTGTTTCGTAATATAATTAATAAAGCCATTGAACAAGAAGCGAGTGATATTCATTTTATCCCGTCAGAACAAGAGGTCGCGCTCAAATTTCGTGTAAATGACCAGTTTATTGATGTAGAGACGATACAATTACAGCTTTATAAGAAATTATTAACCTTTATGAAATATCAAGCTGGTTTAGATGTTTCAAATCATAACAGTGCCCAAAGTGGTAGACACTTGTATAAATTAAAGCAATTGTATTTTTTACGTATATCAACGTTACCTTTGTCACTTGGAAATGAAAGTTGTGTTATCCGCATTATTCCCCAATATTTTCAAAAGCAAAGCCAAGTAAATAATATTGATAATTTATACCGGTTAATGAATAAGAAACAAGGATTGATATTATTTAGTGGGCCTACTGGATCAGGTAAGAGCACTTTAATGTATAACATGGTATTGTATGCGAAAGAACATTTAAATCTCAATATCATAACTGTAGAAGATCCTGTTGAAAGACTAGTGAAAGGCATAACTCAAATTTCAATAAATGAAAAGGCAGGGATTAATTATGCTTCTTCATTTAAAGCGATATTAAGGTGTGATCCCGATGTGATTTTAATTGGTGAAATAAGAGATGCTTCAATTGCTAAATATGTTATCCAAGCTAGTCTTAGCGGTCACCTCGTTTTATCTACCTTACATTCCAGTGATTGTAAAGGAGCATTGTTAAGATTATTAGAAATGGGAATCAGTAAACAAGAAATATGCCAATCTATTATAAGCATGCTTAGTCAACGTTTAGTAACAACATCTGATCAACAAAGAAAATTAATTTATGAGCATCTCACAAAGAATGATATTAAATACTTCTTCGATAATGGTTTATCATTACCTAATGATTTTCAAAACTTAACATATTACCTAAAACAAATGTCGAAGGAGGGAGTGATTTGTGAATCAACGATTGAAAGATATTTATAA
- a CDS encoding rhomboid family intramembrane serine protease: MYTEKHYWKTIYTWIKYLNYEVVHRNQQDDEIWLANKRKQSVVVFKNGANTTQEVRFSKERIIDHQEDITSYLDFEPKHFNLYIFTEKTFADEHLDETDPIKLKVKVIREEHQIDQLLPNFAIKQLYSRREKQTPTFYKNRVLHNGELEKHMIKFAPVTYSLIAINVIIWLFMIVYLNHFSDIKLLDVGGLVHFNVVHGEWYRLISSIFLHYNFEHIFMNMLSLFIFGKIVESIIGSWRMLGIFIISGIFANFASLSFNTDTVSVGASGAIFGLIGAIIVFMYLSQKYDRKLIIQLLVVIAILILLSLLMSNVNIVAHIGGFIGGALITLMGYYFHKDRNRFWIVVIIILLLFIAAQIRLFTIKEVNIYNAIITKEMKKGNYSKADKMVDQTFKKNYADAQTYYLSGLITSERSSKSEGMASWKRGLDHYPDSGLLNYQLAVANRSLNDNDKAKKYIKKAVKIDPNNSDYKDLQKELSD, encoded by the coding sequence ATGTATACTGAAAAACATTATTGGAAAACAATATACACATGGATAAAGTATCTTAATTATGAAGTTGTCCATAGAAATCAACAGGATGATGAAATATGGTTAGCAAATAAACGTAAACAAAGCGTCGTCGTTTTTAAAAATGGCGCCAATACAACACAAGAAGTAAGATTCTCTAAAGAACGTATTATTGATCATCAAGAAGATATTACTTCTTATTTAGATTTCGAACCGAAGCATTTTAATTTATATATATTTACAGAAAAAACCTTTGCCGATGAACATTTAGATGAAACTGACCCGATCAAATTAAAAGTTAAAGTAATAAGAGAAGAACACCAAATTGACCAGTTACTACCTAATTTCGCTATAAAACAGCTATATTCTAGACGTGAAAAGCAAACGCCAACTTTTTATAAAAATCGTGTATTACATAATGGTGAATTAGAAAAACATATGATTAAATTCGCGCCCGTTACATATAGTCTCATTGCGATTAATGTCATTATATGGCTGTTTATGATTGTTTATTTAAATCATTTTTCAGATATTAAACTGCTAGATGTTGGAGGACTTGTACACTTTAATGTCGTACATGGTGAATGGTATCGATTAATTAGCTCAATCTTCTTACATTACAATTTTGAACACATATTCATGAATATGTTGAGTTTATTTATTTTTGGTAAGATTGTTGAATCGATTATTGGTTCATGGCGAATGTTAGGCATCTTTATTATTTCTGGGATTTTTGCTAACTTTGCTTCACTTTCATTTAATACCGATACAGTGTCGGTTGGAGCAAGTGGTGCGATATTTGGTTTAATCGGTGCAATAATTGTATTTATGTATTTGAGTCAAAAATACGATCGTAAATTGATTATCCAATTACTCGTTGTAATCGCAATTTTAATATTATTATCTTTATTAATGAGTAACGTGAATATCGTAGCGCATATTGGTGGTTTTATTGGTGGTGCATTAATTACTTTAATGGGGTATTACTTTCATAAAGATCGTAACCGATTTTGGATTGTAGTAATTATCATTTTATTACTTTTTATTGCTGCACAAATACGTTTGTTTACAATTAAGGAAGTAAATATTTATAATGCCATCATTACAAAAGAAATGAAAAAGGGTAACTATTCTAAAGCAGACAAAATGGTTGATCAAACTTTCAAGAAAAACTATGCAGATGCGCAAACGTATTATTTAAGTGGATTAATTACTTCAGAACGTTCATCTAAATCAGAAGGCATGGCAAGTTGGAAACGAGGCTTAGATCATTATCCTGATTCAGGTTTACTCAATTATCAACTTGCAGTTGCGAATAGATCCTTAAACGATAATGATAAAGCCAAAAAGTACATTAAAAAAGCAGTAAAAATTGATCCAAACAATTCAGACTATAAAGATTTACAAAAAGAGTTGAGCGATTAA
- a CDS encoding penicillin-binding transpeptidase domain-containing protein codes for MLKRLKEKTKEEKARNTMNKRIGFLFGVIVFIFAVVVLRLGYLQIAQGSHYNQQIKNSENITMNEAVPRGRILDRNGKVLVDNASKKAITYTRGKKTSQKEVLKTARDLSKLIKMDTKKITPRDKEDYWIQIHPKKAKALMKEEEQLLNDGSISQEEYDKTLYKKITAKQTDKLSDKDLQILAIYRQMMSGSPMDPQTIKNDDVSDEEYARVAQKLPDLPGVNTTTDWDRKYPYKDTLRSIFGDVSTPEEGIPKELVDKYLAKGYSRNDRVGKSYLEYQYNDVLKGKKKNMKYTTDKSGNVVDSKVISKGSRGDDLVLSIDIDLQKKTEDYLEKQIKKLRSQGAKDMDNAMIVVQNPNNGDILAMAGKQIDKDGDMKDYDIGTFTSQFAVGSSVKGGTLLAGYQNNAIDVGDEMIDTPLKFAGGLTKRSYFNKKGKVKINDKEALMHSSNVYMFKTALKLAGKPFSPNMTLPPDISDAGKKLRKGLNQVGLGVKTGIDLPNETVGQIEPLTNNPGNYLDLAIGQFDTYTPMQLAQYVSTIGNNGYRIQPHIGEEIRKANNKDSLGPVKNKIKGTVLNKVNNKPSEIKQVQEGFKMAFNEKEGTGYQSFKDTVVPSAGKTGTAEVYQDGESRVNQTYIGYAPQKNPKLAFSIVYTNQPVPPPWLNGGDLGRDVINYYFKRDKEEKENKQENKQENKQPQNNGRNANQAINQNNRNVQNGANAQNNLVNNNN; via the coding sequence GTGTTAAAAAGACTAAAGGAAAAAACAAAAGAAGAAAAAGCTAGAAATACGATGAATAAAAGAATTGGTTTTTTATTTGGCGTCATCGTATTTATCTTTGCAGTAGTTGTTCTCAGGTTAGGGTATTTACAAATTGCTCAAGGTTCTCATTACAACCAACAAATAAAAAATAGTGAAAACATAACAATGAACGAAGCTGTACCGCGAGGACGCATTCTAGATAGAAATGGAAAAGTCCTAGTTGACAATGCTTCAAAGAAAGCAATTACATATACGAGAGGTAAGAAAACCTCACAAAAAGAAGTTTTAAAAACAGCAAGAGATTTATCAAAATTAATCAAAATGGATACTAAAAAAATTACACCACGAGATAAAGAGGACTATTGGATTCAAATACACCCTAAAAAAGCCAAAGCGCTAATGAAGGAAGAAGAGCAACTGCTCAATGATGGTAGTATTTCTCAAGAAGAATACGATAAGACGCTTTATAAAAAGATAACTGCAAAGCAAACTGACAAGTTATCAGATAAAGACTTACAAATACTTGCGATTTATCGACAAATGATGTCAGGATCTCCAATGGATCCACAAACGATTAAAAATGATGATGTGTCTGATGAAGAATACGCTAGAGTAGCACAAAAATTACCTGATTTACCAGGCGTGAATACGACTACTGATTGGGATAGAAAATATCCTTATAAAGATACTCTAAGAAGTATATTTGGTGATGTATCAACTCCTGAAGAAGGTATACCGAAAGAACTCGTTGATAAGTATTTAGCTAAGGGTTATTCTCGTAATGATCGTGTAGGTAAGTCTTATTTAGAATATCAATATAATGATGTTTTAAAAGGTAAAAAGAAAAATATGAAATACACTACGGATAAATCAGGTAATGTGGTTGATTCTAAAGTGATTAGTAAAGGTTCACGAGGAGATGACCTTGTATTAAGCATTGATATTGATTTACAGAAAAAAACTGAAGACTATCTTGAAAAACAAATTAAAAAATTACGTAGTCAGGGTGCCAAAGATATGGATAATGCCATGATTGTGGTACAAAATCCTAATAACGGTGATATTTTAGCAATGGCAGGTAAGCAAATTGATAAGGACGGAGATATGAAAGATTATGATATCGGTACGTTTACTTCACAATTTGCAGTTGGATCATCAGTAAAAGGTGGTACTTTACTAGCTGGTTATCAAAACAATGCTATAGATGTCGGTGATGAAATGATCGATACTCCATTAAAATTTGCTGGTGGATTAACGAAACGTTCTTACTTTAACAAAAAAGGCAAAGTAAAGATTAACGATAAAGAAGCGTTAATGCACTCATCAAACGTTTACATGTTTAAAACAGCCTTGAAATTAGCAGGTAAACCATTCTCGCCAAATATGACATTACCACCAGATATTTCTGATGCTGGTAAGAAATTACGTAAAGGTTTAAATCAAGTTGGTTTAGGTGTTAAGACAGGTATTGATCTACCAAATGAAACAGTTGGTCAAATAGAACCATTAACGAACAACCCAGGTAATTACTTAGATTTAGCAATTGGTCAGTTTGACACATATACACCAATGCAACTTGCACAATATGTTTCAACTATCGGAAATAATGGTTACAGAATTCAACCACACATTGGTGAAGAAATTAGAAAAGCAAATAACAAAGATAGCCTTGGACCAGTAAAAAATAAAATCAAAGGTACCGTATTAAATAAAGTCAATAATAAACCTTCAGAAATAAAACAAGTTCAAGAAGGGTTCAAGATGGCATTTAATGAAAAAGAAGGTACGGGTTATCAAAGCTTTAAAGATACTGTCGTTCCATCTGCTGGTAAGACTGGTACTGCTGAGGTTTATCAAGATGGAGAATCACGTGTTAACCAAACTTATATAGGCTATGCACCACAGAAAAATCCGAAACTTGCTTTCTCAATTGTTTATACAAACCAACCTGTTCCACCACCATGGTTAAACGGTGGCGATTTAGGTCGCGATGTAATCAATTATTATTTCAAACGAGATAAAGAAGAAAAAGAAAATAAGCAAGAAAATAAACAAGAAAATAAACAACCACAAAATAACGGCCGAAATGCCAACCAAGCCATTAACCAAAATAATAGAAACGTACAAAACGGAGCGAACGCACAAAATAATCTAGTGAATAATAATAACTAA
- the comGD gene encoding competence type IV pilus minor pilin ComGD yields the protein MRVLKAFTYLEMIFVLGIISILLFIQTQFLHGDINENQMHQHKLKNIIAHFTYLKSQAIRNQHYVSVIFDKYSNKIKIMELEHRHPPIELGQESYIHPRTNLNYVSFDKRGHINKFGSFYISIQNKLYRIIFHIEKGRMRFEKVKM from the coding sequence TTGCGAGTTCTTAAAGCCTTTACTTATTTAGAAATGATTTTTGTTTTAGGTATTATTAGTATTTTACTTTTTATACAAACGCAATTTTTACACGGCGACATCAACGAAAATCAAATGCATCAACATAAATTAAAAAACATTATTGCACATTTTACTTATCTTAAGTCTCAAGCTATACGTAATCAACATTATGTATCAGTCATTTTCGATAAATATTCAAATAAAATCAAAATAATGGAACTGGAACACCGACATCCACCAATTGAGCTAGGACAAGAAAGTTATATTCATCCTCGCACAAATTTAAATTATGTATCTTTTGATAAGCGAGGACATATTAATAAATTTGGTTCATTTTATATTTCAATTCAAAATAAATTATATCGAATCATATTTCATATCGAAAAAGGGCGTATGCGTTTTGAAAAAGTTAAAATGTGA
- a CDS encoding YqgQ family protein: protein MKQQKLATFYDVQQLLKQFGFIIYFKDKDDMYEMMKQEIKSLYQYDLISKNDYLQCILIINQRQKEK from the coding sequence TTGAAGCAACAAAAGCTTGCAACATTTTATGATGTGCAACAATTATTGAAACAATTCGGCTTTATTATTTATTTCAAGGATAAAGATGATATGTATGAGATGATGAAACAAGAAATTAAATCACTTTACCAATATGATTTAATCTCAAAAAATGATTACTTACAATGTATATTAATTATTAATCAACGACAAAAAGAAAAATAA
- a CDS encoding MTH1187 family thiamine-binding protein, whose translation MAIVDVVVIPVGTEGPSVSQYIAEIQTKLKEYKAEGKIDYQLTPMNTLIEGDLKDLFEVVQAIHELPFNKGLDRVCTNIRIDDRRDKSRKMDDKIQAVESHLNKGVDK comes from the coding sequence ATGGCAATTGTAGACGTAGTTGTAATTCCAGTAGGTACTGAAGGTCCAAGTGTTAGTCAGTATATTGCAGAAATTCAAACAAAGTTAAAGGAATATAAAGCAGAAGGTAAAATTGATTATCAACTTACACCTATGAACACGTTAATTGAAGGGGATTTAAAGGATTTATTCGAAGTGGTACAAGCAATTCATGAGTTACCATTCAATAAAGGACTTGACCGTGTATGCACAAATATTAGAATTGATGATAGACGTGATAAATCTCGTAAAATGGATGATAAAATTCAAGCAGTAGAAAGTCATTTAAATAAAGGTGTAGATAAATAA
- a CDS encoding MBL fold metallo-hydrolase has translation MRISKLTLGIADTNTYFIENDQDLIIVDPASDSDLIIKKVNQINKPVKAILLTHAHFDHIGALDDIAQHYDVPVYMHREEFDFLTDPEKNGSAKLVPRGFEKVTSQVQPKPLDEGNTEIEGFKFKVLHTPGHSSGSLTYVFDDFAVVGDTLFKQGIGRTDLYKSDYETLIDSIKDKLFELEDDLPLFPGHGEYTTAAEEENNPFING, from the coding sequence ATGAGAATTTCAAAATTAACATTAGGTATTGCAGATACAAATACGTATTTTATAGAAAATGATCAAGATTTAATTATAGTTGATCCTGCGAGTGACAGCGATTTAATCATTAAAAAGGTCAATCAAATTAATAAACCGGTAAAAGCAATTTTATTAACACATGCACACTTCGACCACATCGGTGCACTGGATGATATTGCTCAGCATTATGATGTGCCAGTTTATATGCATCGTGAGGAATTCGATTTCTTAACAGACCCAGAGAAAAATGGATCGGCTAAATTGGTTCCACGTGGCTTTGAAAAAGTAACTAGCCAAGTTCAACCAAAGCCTTTAGATGAAGGGAATACTGAAATTGAAGGTTTCAAATTTAAAGTACTTCATACGCCAGGTCATTCATCAGGAAGTTTAACTTATGTATTTGACGATTTTGCAGTTGTCGGTGATACTTTATTTAAACAAGGTATTGGGCGTACAGACTTATACAAAAGTGATTACGAAACTTTAATTGATTCAATTAAAGATAAACTATTTGAACTTGAAGACGATTTGCCATTATTCCCAGGCCATGGTGAATATACTACAGCGGCAGAAGAAGAAAACAATCCTTTTATAAATGGATAA
- the comGC gene encoding competence type IV pilus major pilin ComGC, with product MKKNLKVIKTKAFTLIEMLLVLLIISLLLILIIPNIAKQSKHIQSTGCEAQIKMVESQIEAYTLKHNKKPDSIEILVSEGYIKSNQKQCKNGSTLSINNGEVVASS from the coding sequence ATGAAGAAAAATTTAAAAGTTATTAAAACTAAAGCATTTACTTTGATTGAAATGTTACTCGTGCTTTTAATTATAAGTTTGTTACTTATTTTAATCATTCCAAATATAGCGAAACAATCTAAACATATTCAATCTACAGGGTGTGAGGCTCAAATAAAAATGGTTGAGAGTCAAATCGAAGCTTACACATTGAAACATAATAAAAAGCCAGATTCGATCGAAATCCTCGTATCAGAAGGTTATATTAAGAGTAATCAAAAACAATGTAAAAATGGTTCAACTTTATCTATAAATAATGGTGAAGTAGTTGCGAGTTCTTAA
- a CDS encoding shikimate kinase yields MGTGKSTLAKHISNNEQLSFVDLDSYIVKKENKSIPQIFSDSGESGFRKLETKYLEECINKYDVIATGGGIIESATALKLLASQQYVFWLDCDLNIIYDRIKNDSNRPNANNKSYSELNDLYLKRVSRYNEIAFTKLDSANPISILYEVVMNHINSD; encoded by the coding sequence ATGGGAACTGGTAAATCCACTTTAGCAAAACATATTTCGAACAATGAACAACTTTCATTTGTTGATTTAGATAGTTATATTGTAAAAAAAGAAAACAAATCGATACCTCAAATCTTTTCAGATAGTGGTGAAAGTGGTTTTAGAAAGCTCGAAACAAAGTATTTAGAAGAATGTATTAACAAATATGATGTGATAGCTACAGGTGGGGGTATTATTGAAAGCGCTACTGCTCTAAAATTACTTGCATCACAGCAATATGTATTTTGGTTAGATTGCGATTTAAATATTATCTATGACAGGATTAAAAATGATTCTAATAGACCCAATGCTAACAATAAAAGTTATTCAGAATTAAATGACTTGTATTTGAAAAGGGTTTCAAGATATAATGAAATCGCATTCACGAAATTAGATAGTGCAAATCCAATTTCAATCTTATATGAAGTTGTGATGAATCATATTAATAGCGATTGA
- a CDS encoding 5-formyltetrahydrofolate cyclo-ligase: MDKKSLRKSMIDKMKKFSYNSNKSDIDAYLADLLFDTEEYLNAHRIGIVLSMSHEVDTYSIIKQILDDGKQVFVPNTNYQEKSMTFKRLLNLQQIDKDEKGIYQVMGETELSNQLDLVVVPGVVFNQTGYRIGYGGGYFDKFLHQFNPTTLSLIYDFQLSDFEPESHDQPVSKLLVATTK; this comes from the coding sequence TTGGATAAGAAAAGTTTACGTAAATCAATGATTGATAAAATGAAAAAGTTTTCATATAACTCAAATAAGTCGGATATAGACGCTTATTTAGCTGACCTTTTATTTGATACTGAGGAATACTTGAATGCTCATCGAATTGGAATTGTGCTTTCGATGTCTCACGAAGTAGATACATATTCAATTATTAAACAAATTTTAGATGATGGAAAACAAGTATTTGTACCCAATACTAATTATCAAGAAAAAAGTATGACTTTTAAAAGATTACTCAACCTCCAACAAATTGATAAAGACGAAAAAGGTATATATCAAGTAATGGGAGAAACTGAATTATCCAATCAATTAGATTTAGTCGTCGTACCTGGCGTAGTTTTTAACCAAACTGGTTATAGAATCGGTTATGGTGGCGGTTATTTTGATAAATTTTTACATCAATTTAACCCTACAACACTCAGTTTAATTTATGATTTTCAACTTAGTGATTTTGAACCAGAATCGCATGATCAACCAGTGAGTAAATTGTTGGTCGCTACAACAAAATAA
- the rpmG gene encoding 50S ribosomal protein L33, whose protein sequence is MRVNVTLACTECGERNYITTKNKRTNPERIEMKKHCARENKHTLHRETK, encoded by the coding sequence ATGCGCGTAAATGTTACATTAGCTTGCACAGAATGTGGAGAAAGAAATTACATTACTACAAAAAATAAACGTACAAATCCTGAACGTATCGAAATGAAAAAACACTGTGCTAGAGAAAATAAGCACACACTTCACCGTGAAACGAAATAA